A genomic window from Sphingobacterium spiritivorum includes:
- a CDS encoding alkaline phosphatase family protein: MKSNRITKFLLMLMLLVAGLTSCKKYFDPPLVFEKEVVTPFVKERKVLMIVVDGLSGIELKKDVPTNIKALLPNSKYSFNALADANTGDASTWTTIVSGVGHNKHGIEGDDFDEEFDEDDPHGTNNPQSGTGFVTFFQRILESGKTMKSYAVTPNALISKNLFGLADGNVLVSSDAAAKDSILSKLGRNETDLGVAVVNFRGVNEAGVKSSFSMSSAMYKDAVTVADGYIGEILTGLKKRKDYAKEDWLVIITSNHGGSGNTYGGASLEERKVPVIYYSPNIVGKEFEIPDLKNSLTVNAINAFNPTILNANAGQFNVGSTGDYTIMCKVKVITKSGTNSVIVGKTTHAYSATRGWHLMIASSENKFRAILGDGTLYFVYSPKTFVIGQWHTIAIKVYTENGKRYGRVYQDGEPGAAVDVTGKNITGTGDFFVGPGKSGVAYGASSNLVNNLAYYNVNLPDQYIKDFACKQELDATDTYWNQLLGYWPMGEGSGSVLKNRKDDSGKTDFLFPGSPFAWNLAQSWSCSTEENPNIYLTYDKDLMSNILYWLKIPIVASWNLEGTPWLQKYETEFIK, from the coding sequence ATGAAAAGTAATAGAATAACAAAATTCCTGTTGATGTTGATGCTTTTGGTAGCAGGTCTGACATCTTGTAAGAAGTATTTTGATCCTCCTTTGGTATTTGAGAAGGAAGTCGTCACACCGTTCGTGAAAGAAAGAAAAGTCTTGATGATCGTTGTTGACGGATTGTCTGGTATTGAACTGAAAAAAGACGTTCCGACCAACATCAAGGCTTTATTACCCAATAGTAAATATTCCTTCAATGCACTGGCGGATGCCAATACCGGTGATGCTTCTACCTGGACGACTATCGTGAGTGGAGTAGGGCATAATAAGCATGGTATCGAAGGGGATGATTTTGATGAGGAATTTGATGAAGATGATCCGCATGGTACGAACAACCCGCAGAGCGGAACAGGTTTCGTTACGTTTTTTCAGCGTATACTGGAATCCGGCAAAACAATGAAATCTTATGCTGTAACTCCCAATGCTTTAATTTCAAAGAATCTCTTTGGATTAGCTGATGGGAATGTATTGGTCAGTTCGGATGCAGCAGCAAAGGACAGCATTCTTTCCAAACTTGGCCGTAACGAGACGGATCTGGGTGTGGCAGTTGTCAACTTCAGAGGTGTAAATGAAGCGGGTGTAAAGAGTTCCTTTTCAATGTCAAGTGCTATGTATAAAGATGCGGTAACTGTAGCTGACGGATACATTGGTGAGATCCTGACAGGTCTAAAAAAGCGTAAAGATTATGCAAAGGAAGACTGGCTGGTGATTATCACCTCTAATCATGGAGGTAGCGGTAATACCTATGGTGGTGCATCTCTGGAAGAACGTAAAGTGCCTGTTATCTATTATTCTCCAAATATTGTGGGGAAAGAATTCGAAATACCGGATCTTAAAAACTCATTAACCGTAAATGCTATTAATGCCTTCAACCCGACAATCCTTAATGCAAATGCAGGTCAGTTCAATGTAGGGAGTACAGGTGATTATACCATCATGTGTAAGGTTAAAGTAATTACAAAATCCGGAACCAATTCGGTTATTGTGGGTAAAACCACACATGCTTACAGTGCGACCAGAGGCTGGCATCTGATGATTGCTTCCTCAGAGAATAAATTCAGAGCCATACTGGGAGACGGTACCTTATATTTTGTCTATTCTCCGAAAACATTTGTAATCGGACAGTGGCATACCATAGCCATTAAAGTGTATACTGAAAATGGTAAAAGATATGGTCGGGTGTATCAGGATGGTGAACCGGGAGCGGCTGTAGATGTGACAGGTAAAAACATTACCGGTACAGGTGACTTTTTCGTCGGGCCAGGTAAAAGTGGAGTGGCATATGGTGCCTCCAGCAACCTTGTAAATAATCTTGCATATTATAATGTGAATCTTCCGGATCAGTATATCAAGGATTTTGCATGTAAGCAGGAGCTGGATGCTACAGACACGTATTGGAATCAATTGCTTGGATACTGGCCGATGGGTGAAGGATCCGGAAGTGTACTTAAAAACAGAAAAGACGATTCCGGGAAAACTGACTTCTTGTTTCCGGGGTCACCTTTCGCATGGAACCTTGCACAATCCTGGTCTTGCAGTACAGAAGAAAACCCGAATATATACCTTACTTATGATAAAGATCTGATGAGTAATATCCTGTACTGGCTGAAAATACCAATCGTGGCTTCCTGGAATCTGGAAGGAACACCATGGTTGCAAAAGTATGAAACAGAATTTATCAAGTAA
- a CDS encoding T9SS C-terminal target domain-containing protein — MNRVRWRACFLLVFLSFAASSFADGSKDLYPAGVQGNRAFMMSKGENGQPTTSFPFPTPGTHFVYVRMGETIAAASSAQNIYEGRIRVTSPSGKTYLSAADNTGKIMDKGQGTRRAELDGPDVGYTPYKVAADEEGVWKVEFISPLGEYNDIDNGGLLPDVAAGADWEQPIGMYIAAWDVSVRNAANTAWLPGRVYTNVLNLYINSGRLSNADGAFYGKNYVMTNDGYVYRVDGNGSNGIAFTSFVNNKGFSGANGQSVYKSLNYVPAAGSSGVIDPRAADANGNITHKMMYTLPDMSMPAEAVGAVPGKKTWLIRHRITAQVSDINVTGVEGNADHVSSKGAWVQFKTNLAGNYKITISSLDNRHSFPDAQFIYLAKEGVNNAYWNGRDLSGNLVPAGDKYPVKIKVELLGGEVHFPYIDMEINPQGIILELLSEDLQMVESDIVYWDDSNVSEGLPSENSDPRVNLEGISSRINGHRWGTYSNATVSRNNNQNYGNYSFGNEKAMDTWAYALNIAEIKTQDITVKVADLEVVSLETGSNQVELGENFTYIVTVRNNGPSAVDKAPFHFTLPEGVIIQQVNPVSGSGIISGALTNNNRYAAYLTLADQEEVVLSFTVRADVVPDATYGYVPAKATIMRKPDMTDPDATSTDILKLLPNTAEEECVNNGKGGTCNNIKINSQVFLLEPLNERGKLALLKTAVFTDENKDSYMQVGETIQYTLQVENVGYVPVKDIKVQDPLIRSAQIMMTPAVLAAQGKSSVTLSYTITQQDFDKGLITNSANVTGKNPRGFDVKDISGSAVDNDEPTVTLIDRIPEVYLRKRITNRGSGAGGLFIEGDQLEYTFTVWNKSGFAIYDLHLEDPMLFTTATSISSGALAANDSVQYVVRYQLLDTDFDKGKVSNSALLIAKESKKGRTVKDISGTQYDNDTATEITIAKRPVAVADSYTVKQNRKLQMEVLKNDITERTVINVSSVRITKIPEYGTLSIEKDGAISYIPQHNYFGPDEFYYVFSDGNKLESYPTKVNIEVAKTVPLAIPDTVNVRYNTTMVIPLLKNDKPEEYAPLDPMTIQIVSLPQYGKVVVNNGKVSYTPQLNFTGKDQFGYQVLDANGNWTNIASVDIITYGFFVPNVFTPNGDGKNDEFEVIGTGYYDRIEVQIYNRYGKIVYENDNYKNDWNADGCLDQTYFYTVTAHKIGEESKRKTGYVLIARRLAQ, encoded by the coding sequence ATGAATAGAGTAAGGTGGAGGGCTTGCTTTCTATTGGTATTTCTGAGTTTTGCAGCCTCTTCTTTCGCTGATGGTTCTAAAGATCTGTATCCTGCCGGGGTACAGGGTAACCGGGCTTTTATGATGTCCAAAGGAGAAAATGGTCAACCCACTACAAGCTTTCCGTTTCCGACGCCGGGTACACACTTTGTTTATGTCCGTATGGGAGAGACTATTGCGGCAGCTTCAAGTGCTCAAAATATATATGAGGGACGAATCCGTGTAACCAGTCCATCCGGCAAAACCTATCTGTCGGCAGCAGATAATACAGGTAAAATTATGGATAAGGGGCAGGGAACCCGCAGAGCCGAACTCGACGGTCCTGATGTTGGCTATACACCCTATAAAGTGGCTGCAGATGAAGAAGGCGTGTGGAAAGTCGAATTTATTTCACCTTTAGGAGAATATAATGATATAGACAATGGCGGCCTGCTACCGGACGTTGCTGCCGGTGCGGATTGGGAACAACCAATTGGAATGTACATAGCAGCCTGGGATGTATCCGTAAGAAATGCCGCAAATACGGCCTGGCTGCCGGGAAGAGTATATACCAATGTCCTCAATCTGTATATTAATAGTGGAAGACTTTCAAATGCGGATGGTGCATTCTACGGCAAAAATTATGTCATGACTAATGATGGATACGTGTACAGGGTAGATGGAAATGGTAGTAATGGGATAGCCTTTACCTCATTTGTCAATAATAAGGGATTTTCAGGCGCAAACGGACAGTCTGTTTATAAGAGTCTTAACTATGTACCGGCTGCCGGTTCTTCCGGTGTAATCGATCCCCGGGCTGCAGATGCCAATGGCAATATCACGCATAAGATGATGTATACATTACCGGATATGAGTATGCCAGCAGAAGCAGTAGGAGCTGTTCCGGGTAAAAAAACATGGCTGATCCGTCATCGTATAACAGCTCAGGTAAGTGATATAAATGTGACGGGAGTCGAAGGAAATGCAGATCATGTCAGCAGCAAAGGTGCCTGGGTGCAATTCAAGACAAATCTGGCCGGCAATTATAAAATTACAATTTCAAGTCTTGACAACAGACATTCTTTTCCGGATGCACAATTTATATATCTGGCAAAGGAAGGGGTAAATAATGCCTATTGGAACGGACGTGATCTGAGTGGGAATCTGGTTCCTGCCGGAGATAAATATCCGGTAAAAATCAAAGTCGAATTGCTGGGGGGAGAAGTACATTTTCCTTATATCGATATGGAAATCAATCCTCAGGGAATTATTCTCGAATTGCTTTCTGAGGATCTCCAGATGGTTGAATCTGATATTGTGTATTGGGATGACAGTAATGTCAGTGAAGGGCTGCCTTCGGAAAACAGTGATCCGAGAGTAAATCTGGAAGGCATTAGCAGCCGTATCAACGGGCATCGCTGGGGGACATATTCGAATGCAACAGTTAGCAGGAATAATAATCAGAATTATGGTAATTACAGCTTTGGAAATGAGAAAGCTATGGATACCTGGGCTTATGCACTGAATATTGCTGAAATCAAAACTCAGGATATAACCGTGAAAGTAGCCGATCTGGAAGTTGTATCTTTAGAAACAGGCAGCAATCAGGTAGAATTGGGAGAGAATTTTACGTATATAGTCACAGTGAGAAATAATGGTCCTTCTGCAGTTGATAAAGCTCCGTTTCATTTTACTTTACCGGAGGGAGTGATCATACAGCAGGTAAATCCGGTTTCCGGGTCGGGCATTATATCCGGAGCACTGACTAATAATAACCGCTATGCAGCCTATCTCACCTTAGCAGATCAGGAAGAAGTCGTTCTTTCGTTTACCGTACGGGCAGATGTTGTTCCGGATGCGACCTATGGATATGTTCCGGCTAAAGCTACCATTATGCGTAAACCGGATATGACAGATCCTGATGCGACTTCAACAGATATTTTAAAGCTCCTTCCGAACACTGCAGAAGAAGAGTGTGTCAATAACGGAAAGGGTGGAACCTGTAATAATATAAAGATCAACAGTCAGGTATTTTTATTAGAGCCGCTAAACGAAAGGGGAAAACTGGCGCTGCTGAAAACAGCAGTTTTCACGGATGAAAATAAAGATTCCTACATGCAGGTTGGTGAAACGATACAATACACGCTTCAAGTGGAGAATGTAGGCTATGTACCTGTCAAAGATATTAAAGTGCAGGATCCGCTTATCAGATCTGCTCAGATTATGATGACACCGGCTGTACTGGCAGCACAAGGGAAGAGTAGTGTTACACTTTCATACACGATCACACAACAAGATTTTGATAAAGGATTGATTACCAATTCGGCCAATGTTACAGGGAAAAATCCAAGAGGATTTGATGTAAAGGATATATCAGGTTCAGCTGTTGATAATGATGAACCGACAGTGACACTCATAGATCGTATTCCGGAAGTGTATCTACGTAAACGAATCACTAACCGCGGGTCAGGAGCCGGAGGATTATTTATTGAGGGAGATCAGCTGGAGTATACGTTTACAGTGTGGAATAAAAGCGGATTCGCGATCTATGATCTGCATCTGGAAGATCCGATGTTGTTTACAACAGCAACTTCTATTTCCTCAGGTGCTCTGGCTGCAAACGATTCCGTGCAGTACGTTGTGCGGTATCAGTTGCTTGATACAGATTTTGACAAAGGAAAAGTGAGTAACTCAGCGCTGTTGATTGCAAAAGAAAGTAAGAAGGGGCGTACCGTAAAAGATATCTCAGGTACGCAATATGATAATGACACTGCTACAGAAATTACTATAGCGAAAAGACCTGTGGCAGTCGCAGATTCCTACACAGTAAAGCAGAACCGGAAATTACAAATGGAAGTTCTGAAAAATGATATTACCGAACGTACAGTTATCAATGTCAGTTCAGTCCGTATTACTAAAATTCCTGAATATGGTACGCTCAGCATCGAAAAAGATGGTGCCATAAGTTATATTCCACAGCATAATTATTTTGGTCCCGATGAGTTTTATTATGTTTTTAGTGATGGAAACAAATTAGAGTCTTATCCCACAAAAGTAAATATTGAAGTTGCAAAAACAGTTCCGCTCGCCATACCTGATACCGTCAATGTGCGCTACAATACGACTATGGTCATTCCTTTACTTAAGAATGATAAACCGGAGGAGTATGCTCCATTGGATCCTATGACTATACAGATTGTTTCATTGCCGCAATATGGTAAAGTAGTCGTGAATAACGGAAAAGTGTCCTATACTCCGCAATTGAATTTTACAGGAAAAGATCAGTTCGGTTATCAGGTATTGGATGCTAATGGCAATTGGACAAATATAGCCTCAGTAGATATCATAACCTATGGATTCTTTGTGCCGAATGTCTTTACGCCAAACGGAGACGGTAAAAATGATGAATTTGAAGTTATTGGAACGGGATATTATGATCGTATAGAAGTTCAGATATACAACCGGTATGGCAAGATTGTATATGAGAATGATAATTATAAAAACGATTGGAATGCTGACGGTTGTTTAGATCAGACTTATTTTTACACTGTGACGGCTCATAAAATTGGTGAGGAATCCAAACGCAAAACAGGTTATGTACTGATTGCAAGAAGGCTTGCACAGTAA
- a CDS encoding M60 family metallopeptidase has protein sequence MKKQLFYGFSFLYILASLASCSKDYGYNFENGYSSGEYEDTVNVNIDTNRFKIDYSKITQARLFPGVVATTEPRLENYKVSIDLNYVEVSPSDLRISVAPGAWQSTSMFAPAGELIVIDVPQGVYGLKAQVGPHVYTGSTKIEFPRRDEKIVVSKDLFPGKNYIRNLYGGLVYIIPERPLGRVVDLLFSGTTLAPSFKLGKMTDQQWKDLVNKSSVPWFELEGNRIVFTLQTERLKRFPINSPTELMELWDKMIKEAYWDWTGMTEGNPDVKHRAPFNKWRIVHDVLFEPGVAQVSGYPVRAGANDQYFGQAVTINSVRTQNWGTYHELGHNMQQGRVWSFDGNGEVTNNLFSFKVAMINGRQHTKIAEVWPTGLEWINYVPKDAADANRKIWANMPTLSKNHNDAKLIMYAQIFEKYGYGFMTYLYTRARNARFESANDQSKIDFFYEALCEYTKVDMEPFLWIGWGIKVSDVSRNYVKFQLGLPLLNKKFWLFNPVTRSGGEDPYYDVIEVAKTGWTATASNYNPSYEPKNMIDGNLTTFWNSCWNTTCTPANSFVANGPWVINLQTGANAISASGISFTQRQVANSTNHVKNFKLEVSDDNVSWRSLGTITVTRDLPTQYVYFNNGQTAETFKYARLTVNKSDLYVTTDFPVIAELGFYNNR, from the coding sequence ATGAAAAAGCAATTGTTTTACGGTTTTTCATTCTTATATATACTGGCTTCTTTAGCTTCATGCTCTAAAGACTACGGGTATAATTTTGAAAACGGATATTCTTCCGGTGAATATGAAGATACAGTAAATGTGAATATAGACACCAATCGGTTTAAGATCGATTATTCTAAAATAACACAAGCCCGACTGTTTCCAGGTGTGGTCGCAACCACAGAACCGAGATTAGAAAACTATAAGGTCAGTATCGATCTGAATTATGTAGAAGTATCTCCTTCCGATCTGCGGATCAGTGTAGCTCCCGGAGCATGGCAGAGTACAAGTATGTTTGCTCCTGCGGGCGAACTGATTGTGATCGATGTACCCCAGGGTGTATACGGTCTTAAAGCGCAGGTCGGTCCCCATGTGTATACAGGAAGTACGAAAATCGAGTTTCCGCGCAGAGATGAAAAAATTGTAGTGAGCAAGGATCTTTTCCCGGGCAAAAACTATATCCGTAATCTATACGGTGGACTTGTATATATTATTCCTGAGCGTCCTTTGGGCAGAGTTGTAGATCTTCTTTTCTCCGGGACAACACTTGCGCCAAGTTTCAAATTAGGCAAAATGACCGATCAGCAATGGAAAGACCTTGTTAATAAATCTTCAGTTCCATGGTTTGAACTGGAAGGTAACCGGATTGTATTTACACTGCAGACAGAGCGTCTCAAAAGATTTCCGATCAACAGTCCTACAGAGTTGATGGAACTTTGGGATAAAATGATCAAAGAAGCCTATTGGGACTGGACAGGTATGACTGAGGGAAATCCTGATGTGAAGCATCGTGCACCATTCAATAAGTGGCGTATTGTACATGATGTGCTGTTTGAGCCGGGAGTAGCACAAGTATCCGGATATCCGGTACGTGCAGGAGCCAATGATCAGTATTTTGGCCAGGCCGTGACTATAAATTCGGTTCGTACGCAAAACTGGGGAACGTATCATGAGCTTGGACACAATATGCAACAGGGTAGAGTATGGAGCTTTGACGGAAACGGAGAGGTGACAAACAACTTATTCAGCTTTAAAGTAGCCATGATAAACGGCCGTCAACATACGAAGATAGCGGAAGTATGGCCTACAGGACTGGAATGGATTAATTATGTGCCTAAAGATGCTGCAGATGCTAATCGTAAGATTTGGGCTAATATGCCGACTTTATCAAAAAATCATAATGATGCCAAACTGATCATGTATGCACAGATCTTCGAAAAATACGGATACGGGTTTATGACTTATCTCTATACCCGTGCACGTAATGCCAGATTTGAATCGGCCAATGATCAATCCAAGATTGACTTCTTCTACGAAGCATTGTGTGAATATACAAAAGTGGATATGGAACCTTTCTTATGGATAGGGTGGGGCATAAAAGTAAGTGATGTTTCCCGTAATTACGTTAAGTTTCAATTGGGGCTTCCGTTACTGAACAAGAAATTCTGGCTTTTTAATCCAGTAACAAGAAGCGGGGGCGAAGATCCTTATTATGATGTTATTGAAGTTGCAAAAACCGGATGGACAGCGACTGCTTCAAATTATAATCCGTCGTATGAGCCTAAAAATATGATAGATGGCAATCTGACGACCTTTTGGAATTCGTGTTGGAATACCACCTGTACGCCAGCAAACAGTTTTGTTGCGAATGGTCCTTGGGTGATTAATCTACAGACAGGAGCTAATGCAATCAGTGCAAGTGGTATTAGTTTTACGCAGCGTCAGGTTGCAAATTCCACGAATCATGTCAAAAATTTCAAACTGGAAGTGAGTGATGATAATGTATCATGGCGTTCATTGGGAACCATCACCGTTACACGTGATCTTCCAACGCAATATGTGTATTTCAATAATGGTCAGACCGCTGAAACATTCAAGTATGCAAGACTTACAGTCAATAAGTCTGACTTGTATGTGACCACAGACTTTCCGGTGATAGCTGAGTTAGGATTTTACAACAATAGATAA
- a CDS encoding NHL repeat-containing protein → MKRRIYIWMILFTGVSLVACKKNDLWNQSAEVDRGRIVGQLINTEDNNPLKGVKVLFQRQTRANGTQTFIDTVSTDSEGRFSYEITYPNKVQVVIRDTGRYAADTVQVVLEEKKDYTIGLKSHPRFGLSAITTTLTDKDTKAPYANYKVVLFVKESATESYSAADTLVTDINGRVQFKDIAFPVYYKVKSVANENLYTLDSLEGRIVTKDPLNLNLANAKRALNYYFNSKNFYSLKADQDARIRIQLKKANGNYEDAKDYSFDSEGTVVIQFNAEYLGGAARVVAVNPSEYPLFGEKIFPITENTINNHTELEFKNATPKYATPVYTNLEVSELNTGSVTFGFPQDAVFDPVSGNTYITDGAVTSGNKIVKIDRFGTASVLIGSGGAGYVDGSLADAKTNGAWGVVVDNKGDLYFTDNNATGGNRIRKITFDASGNGTVSTIAGQASTGNADGIGAAASFNRPSGLAIDKNNNILYVSEWIGNRIRRIDLSTNRVELLAGSATAQSGDVEGIGSVARFNQLGNALELSPDGKKLFVSGNSSRFGVIDIPTKSYKFYTTNAVGSGYRSRGMDIAPNGDLFIYSPSTFRLYKTDVNQPVGTAVLKEIAGTVSGRVNGPAASASFNGVLGIMFNPYTNTWYLMEGDASGTKVRVIKSKDVQ, encoded by the coding sequence ATGAAGAGAAGAATATATATATGGATGATACTTTTTACAGGCGTGAGTCTCGTTGCCTGTAAAAAGAATGATTTATGGAATCAGTCTGCTGAAGTAGATCGTGGAAGGATCGTGGGTCAACTGATCAATACGGAGGATAATAATCCGTTGAAGGGTGTAAAAGTCTTGTTTCAGCGTCAGACCAGAGCAAATGGCACCCAAACATTTATTGATACGGTCAGTACAGACAGTGAAGGTAGATTTTCATATGAGATAACGTATCCGAATAAAGTACAGGTAGTGATCCGCGATACAGGAAGATATGCCGCCGATACAGTACAGGTTGTCCTGGAAGAGAAGAAGGATTATACCATCGGTCTTAAAAGTCATCCACGGTTCGGATTGTCTGCTATAACGACTACGCTCACAGATAAAGATACAAAAGCACCTTATGCAAATTATAAGGTTGTTCTTTTTGTTAAAGAAAGTGCTACCGAGTCATACTCAGCAGCAGATACATTGGTAACGGATATCAATGGCCGCGTACAATTTAAGGATATAGCATTTCCGGTTTATTACAAAGTCAAATCTGTAGCTAATGAAAATCTTTATACACTGGATTCTCTGGAAGGAAGAATAGTTACAAAAGATCCGTTGAATCTAAATCTGGCTAATGCCAAGAGAGCTCTTAATTACTATTTCAACAGTAAGAATTTCTATTCTTTAAAAGCAGATCAGGATGCCAGGATCCGTATACAACTGAAAAAAGCAAATGGAAATTATGAAGATGCTAAGGATTATTCTTTCGATAGTGAAGGTACCGTTGTCATCCAGTTTAATGCTGAATATCTGGGTGGAGCAGCGCGTGTAGTTGCTGTAAATCCTTCTGAATACCCGCTATTCGGGGAAAAGATATTTCCTATTACAGAAAACACCATTAACAATCATACGGAGTTAGAGTTTAAAAATGCAACTCCAAAATATGCAACACCTGTCTATACCAACCTGGAAGTTTCTGAGCTCAATACCGGGTCTGTAACTTTTGGATTTCCGCAGGATGCCGTTTTTGATCCTGTCAGTGGAAATACATATATCACTGATGGTGCGGTGACCAGTGGAAATAAGATTGTTAAAATTGACAGGTTTGGTACAGCCTCTGTGTTGATCGGTTCAGGTGGAGCCGGCTATGTTGACGGCAGTCTGGCTGATGCGAAGACAAACGGAGCATGGGGTGTGGTAGTGGACAACAAAGGAGATTTGTATTTTACCGATAACAATGCGACAGGAGGAAACCGGATCCGTAAAATAACATTCGATGCTTCTGGTAACGGAACCGTAAGTACTATTGCGGGGCAGGCCAGTACCGGTAATGCCGATGGAATAGGTGCTGCAGCTTCGTTTAACAGACCTTCAGGGCTTGCAATCGATAAGAATAATAATATATTGTATGTCTCGGAGTGGATAGGCAACAGAATACGAAGAATCGATCTGTCTACTAATCGTGTAGAATTACTTGCCGGAAGTGCAACAGCACAAAGTGGAGATGTGGAAGGTATAGGTAGTGTTGCCAGATTCAATCAATTAGGAAATGCACTTGAACTGTCACCTGATGGTAAGAAACTATTTGTATCCGGCAATTCAAGTCGGTTTGGAGTAATCGATATTCCAACAAAAAGCTATAAATTTTATACCACTAATGCTGTAGGCAGCGGATACCGCTCCCGGGGAATGGACATTGCTCCAAATGGTGATCTGTTTATTTACAGTCCGAGTACATTCAGGCTTTATAAAACAGATGTCAATCAACCGGTAGGAACAGCCGTATTAAAAGAAATTGCAGGAACTGTTTCAGGACGTGTTAACGGACCTGCAGCCTCAGCTAGTTTTAACGGTGTATTGGGTATTATGTTCAATCCGTATACGAATACCTGGTATCTGATGGAAGGAGATGCGTCTGGAACTAAAGTCAGAGTCATTAAATCCAAAGATGTCCAATAA